The Pyrus communis chromosome 2, drPyrComm1.1, whole genome shotgun sequence genome includes a window with the following:
- the LOC137724901 gene encoding agamous-like MADS-box protein AGL62, which produces MVMKIKKPSQGRQKIAIAKIPKRNNLQVTFSKRRSGLFKKASELCTLCGVEIAIIVFSPANKPFSFGHPEVDSIVDRFAARNPYPNFQAGSTGSTQQLVEAHRNASVHELNMRLTQVVNQLEAEKNCGEALDKISKASEKQCWWERLVDELGFHELQILKASMEDLKKNVTKQANWILMESSAPADAANCSSSSPFFHKEQLVMVFSEFFMFFNFF; this is translated from the coding sequence ATGGTGATGAAGATCAAGAAACCTAGCCAAGGTCGCCAAAAGATTGCCATTGCCAAAATACCAAAGAGAAATAATTTACAAGTCACATTCTCTAAACGTCGTTCAGGGCTCTTCAAGAAGGCCAGTGAACTATGCACGCTTTGTGGGGTTGAGATTGCAATCATAGTCTTTTCTCCTGCCAACAAGCCCTTCTCATTTGGCCACCCTGAGGTTGATTCCATTGTCGACCGCTTCGCTGCTCGAAACCCTTACCCTAATTTCCAAGCAGGATCAACAGGTTCTACTCAACAGCTTGTTGAGGCTCACAGGAATGCTAGTGTCCACGAGCTTAACATGCGGCTCACCCAGGTTGTGAACCAGTTGGAGGCTGAGAAAAATTGTGGAGAAGCACTTGATAAAATAAGCAAAGCTAGTGAAAAACAGTGTTGGTGGGAAAGGCTTGTGGACGAACTAGGGTTTCATGAGCTTCAGATATTGAAGGCTTCAATGGAGGATCTCAAGAAAAATGTGACTAAACAAGCCAATTGGATTTTGATGGAGTCTAGTGCTCCTGCTGATGCTGCTAAttgttcatcatcatcaccattttTTCATAAGGAACAATTGGTCATGGTCTTTTCTGAGTTTTTTAtgttctttaatttcttttga
- the LOC137724335 gene encoding agamous-like MADS-box protein AGL62 — MAKKSKGRQKVEMVKMANESNLQVTFSKRRSGLFKKASELCTLCGAEVGIIVFSPGRRVFSFGHPSVEAVMDRFLSHNPFNPHLHPPSGTMQLIEAHRNATVHELNTELTQVMNQLEAEKKRRDQLNQMTRVSQAQCWWEAPVDEMQMPQLDQLKSSLVDLKMNVTKQADRVLIQNTLNPNSQFFVGSSSQQPVMPPHNLPHPNAWNHPGHGRFF; from the coding sequence ATGGCGAAGAAGAGCAAGGGAAGGCAAAAGGTGGAGATGGTCAAGATGGCCAATGAGAGCAATCTCCAAGTGACCTTCTCGAAGCGAAGGTCTGGCCTTTTCAAGAAGGCCAGTGAGCTGTGCACTCTCTGTGGCGCTGAGGTGGGCATCATTGTCTTCTCGCCAGGCAGAAGGGTCTTTTCCTTTGGGCACCCGAGCGTGGAGGCGGTCATGGACCGATTCCTCTCCCATAACCCATTCAATCCCCACCTTCACCCACCCTCTGGCACTATGCAGCTAATTGAGGCCCACCGCAATGCCACTGTGCACGAGCTCAATACCGAGCTGACTCAAGTCATGAACCAACTTGAGGCTGAAAAGAAGCGCCGCGATCAGCTGAACCAGATGACGAGGGTGAGCCAGGCTCAGTGCTGGTGGGAGGCTCCTGTGGATGAGATGCAGATGCCACAGTTGGACCAGCTGAAGAGTTCCCTTGTGGATCTGAAGATGAACGTGACGAAACAGGCTGATAGGGTTTTGATTCAGAACACATTGAACCCTAACAGCCAATTTTTTGTGGGGAGCTCAAGTCAGCAACCTGTTATGCCTCCTCACAACCTTCCCCATCCCAATGCATGGAACCACCCAGGACATGGACGCTTTTTCTGA